A single region of the Solwaraspora sp. WMMD791 genome encodes:
- a CDS encoding amidohydrolase family protein, translating to MTGGDLLVVGDVHTMDPTAPRAEAVAVRSGRIVAVGDLRAVRDAVPTGTPHLAPPGGVVLPGFVDSHVHLIWAGRAAARVGLDDATSVRDICDRITRYARRYPTRRWIEADAGFDPGDLAEHRLPSAAELEAAAPGRPVLLDRKGHDGIANLTALRLAGITAATPDPPGGRIDRYADGTPTGLLVEHPAVALVRAVIPEPDQRTRIDWITAGQAELLAHGITTAVDPAVPAAELAAYATAGRSGALRLRTVAMPLGGDDVDDAQLRRTLDELDLDRVAPGLLRAGPTKLFLDGGGSLGTALRSSPWPGTDGYHGNQSLRTETLRAHCVAAAAHGRGVGVHAVGDAAIDLTLAVFAEVAAGTPIAGLGFHLIHAYLGPGPEAMATARRLGVPVSAHPALQWAFGLNLIERLGEPAAAAANPLRAWLDAGVTVGGGSDGPGPPMSVLHGIWQARTRRVRGRDEPLGPDQAVSAAQALALFTTGAAQVAGNPGAGWGGGVLRVGEPADLTLLDVDPLTPDADALPAGTVLATVVAGGIRYTAG from the coding sequence GTGACCGGCGGTGACCTGCTCGTCGTCGGCGACGTGCACACGATGGACCCGACCGCGCCGCGCGCCGAGGCCGTGGCGGTGCGCTCCGGTCGGATCGTCGCCGTCGGTGACCTGCGCGCGGTCCGCGACGCCGTCCCCACCGGTACGCCGCACCTCGCCCCGCCCGGCGGGGTCGTGCTGCCTGGCTTCGTCGACAGCCACGTGCACCTGATCTGGGCCGGCCGGGCCGCCGCCCGTGTCGGCCTGGACGACGCGACCAGCGTCCGCGACATCTGCGACCGGATCACCCGGTACGCCCGCCGGTACCCCACCCGTCGGTGGATCGAGGCCGACGCCGGCTTCGACCCCGGTGACCTGGCCGAACACCGGTTGCCGTCGGCCGCCGAGCTGGAAGCCGCCGCCCCTGGTCGGCCGGTGCTGCTGGACCGGAAGGGCCACGACGGCATCGCCAACCTGACCGCGTTGCGGCTGGCCGGGATCACCGCCGCCACCCCGGACCCGCCGGGTGGACGGATCGACCGGTACGCCGACGGCACCCCGACCGGGCTGCTCGTCGAGCATCCGGCGGTCGCCCTGGTCCGTGCGGTGATTCCGGAGCCGGACCAGCGGACGAGGATCGACTGGATCACCGCCGGCCAGGCGGAACTGCTCGCCCATGGCATCACCACCGCCGTCGATCCGGCGGTGCCGGCCGCCGAACTGGCCGCGTACGCGACGGCCGGGCGGTCCGGTGCGCTGCGGCTGCGTACCGTCGCGATGCCGCTCGGCGGCGACGACGTGGACGACGCGCAGTTGCGACGTACCCTCGATGAACTTGATCTTGATCGGGTCGCACCCGGGCTGCTGCGCGCCGGGCCGACGAAGCTCTTCCTCGACGGCGGCGGCTCGCTCGGCACCGCACTGCGCTCGTCGCCGTGGCCGGGCACCGACGGCTACCACGGCAACCAGAGTCTGCGCACCGAGACGCTGCGGGCACACTGCGTGGCGGCGGCGGCGCACGGTCGGGGCGTCGGCGTGCACGCCGTCGGCGACGCCGCGATCGACCTGACCCTGGCGGTCTTCGCCGAGGTCGCGGCCGGTACGCCGATCGCCGGACTGGGCTTCCACCTGATCCACGCCTACCTCGGGCCCGGACCGGAGGCGATGGCGACCGCGCGGCGGCTCGGCGTGCCGGTGTCGGCGCATCCGGCGCTGCAATGGGCGTTCGGGCTCAACCTGATCGAGCGGCTCGGTGAGCCAGCGGCCGCCGCCGCGAACCCGCTTCGGGCCTGGTTGGACGCCGGGGTGACGGTCGGCGGCGGCTCCGACGGACCGGGTCCGCCGATGTCGGTGCTGCACGGCATCTGGCAGGCCCGCACCCGTCGGGTCCGGGGCCGCGACGAGCCACTCGGGCCGGACCAGGCGGTCAGCGCCGCGCAGGCGCTGGCGCTGTTCACCACCGGCGCGGCGCAGGTGGCCGGCAACCCGGGGGCCGGCTGGGGCGGCGGGGTGCTGCGGGTCGGTGAGCCGGCGGACCTGACCCTGCTCGACGTCGATCCGCTCACCCCGGACGCCGACGCGCTGCCCGCCGGCACCGTGCTGGCCACGGTGGTGGCTGGTGGAATCCGCTACACCGCAGGCTGA
- a CDS encoding FAD-dependent oxidoreductase — MDPTESAAVLAAPYRLGPVGLRSRIVKAPTSTGAADPGGFAQPWHRDHYGRVGRGSALTIVEFTAIDDDTARGFPGHLSIASDDHAAALAAVAERIVAAGSVPGLQIAHAGRQRTLPGEAVAASEVPWPTIERRLGLRPRAITVDEIAEVVAGFARAADRAARAGFRVVEIQAANGYLLAGFLSPQTNRRTDGYGGDPARRRRILLEVVARCRAALPPEVALTVRLSDLDHEPGGQVLAETAALVRTLAAAGQVDAVHVSSGNHETRVRQVPPAAVPPGAAWRSAGELRGYGLSVIACGGVTDPAQAATLIRDGTADLVALGRAFLADPDWAAKALAGAADRIRPCVRGNDGCHARAALVGRPVACTVNPTLSRLPAGPASSPTLSRPPRTLSPRPALDRSVIVAGAGPAGLEAAHTLAGHGHRVRLYTGGRLGGALRDAVDTGVHDSFAPYLRWLTARVAASGVEVVDAPLHPGELSRGWAGLLVATGSDQRLLPGAVPALDVLRGTVPPPSDGPVVVIGAGRTGTSTAAALARRGADVTLIGDTTRVLDTEPPDDPPTWTDLLADLGVRLVLGGRARITEERQVQVNGETVPAGLIVAAIGRRPRHDLYDAAAEVAAGRPVLRCGDALRPARLHDAVHAGADTARSLHETLATRQVTS; from the coding sequence ATGGACCCCACCGAATCGGCGGCGGTGCTCGCCGCCCCGTACCGACTCGGGCCGGTCGGGCTGCGGTCCCGGATCGTCAAGGCACCCACCTCGACCGGCGCGGCCGACCCGGGTGGGTTCGCCCAGCCGTGGCACCGCGACCACTACGGTCGGGTCGGCCGAGGCAGCGCGTTGACCATCGTGGAGTTCACCGCGATCGACGACGACACCGCTCGTGGCTTCCCCGGTCACCTCAGCATCGCCAGCGACGACCACGCCGCCGCGCTCGCCGCCGTCGCCGAACGGATCGTCGCCGCCGGGTCGGTGCCCGGTCTGCAGATCGCCCACGCCGGCCGACAGCGCACCCTGCCCGGCGAGGCAGTGGCCGCCTCGGAGGTGCCCTGGCCGACCATCGAACGCCGCCTCGGGCTGCGCCCGCGCGCGATCACCGTCGACGAGATCGCCGAGGTCGTCGCCGGGTTCGCCCGGGCCGCCGACCGCGCCGCCCGGGCCGGATTCCGGGTCGTGGAGATCCAGGCCGCCAACGGCTACCTGCTCGCCGGGTTCCTGTCGCCGCAGACCAACCGCCGTACCGACGGCTACGGTGGCGACCCGGCCCGGCGACGCCGCATCCTGCTGGAGGTCGTCGCCCGTTGCCGGGCCGCGCTGCCGCCCGAGGTGGCGCTCACCGTACGGCTGTCCGATCTCGACCACGAACCCGGCGGCCAGGTCCTCGCCGAGACCGCCGCCCTGGTGCGCACCCTGGCCGCCGCCGGTCAGGTCGACGCGGTGCACGTCTCGTCCGGCAACCACGAGACCCGGGTACGGCAGGTGCCGCCGGCCGCCGTACCGCCCGGTGCCGCCTGGCGGTCGGCCGGTGAGCTACGCGGGTACGGACTGTCCGTCATCGCCTGCGGTGGGGTGACCGACCCGGCGCAGGCCGCCACGCTGATCCGCGACGGCACCGCCGACCTGGTCGCGCTCGGCCGGGCCTTCCTCGCCGACCCCGACTGGGCGGCGAAAGCCCTGGCCGGCGCCGCCGACCGGATCCGCCCGTGCGTACGCGGCAACGACGGCTGCCACGCCCGCGCCGCTCTGGTCGGCCGTCCGGTCGCCTGCACCGTCAACCCGACGCTGAGCCGGCTGCCCGCCGGTCCGGCGTCGAGCCCGACCCTGAGCCGGCCGCCTCGCACCCTGTCGCCCCGGCCCGCACTGGACCGGTCGGTGATCGTCGCCGGGGCCGGACCGGCCGGTCTGGAAGCCGCCCACACACTTGCCGGGCACGGCCACCGGGTCCGGCTGTACACCGGCGGCCGGCTCGGCGGCGCGCTGCGGGACGCTGTGGACACCGGTGTGCACGACAGCTTCGCCCCGTACCTGCGCTGGTTGACGGCCCGGGTGGCGGCCAGCGGCGTCGAGGTCGTCGACGCCCCGCTGCACCCCGGCGAGCTGAGCCGGGGGTGGGCCGGGCTGCTCGTCGCCACCGGCAGCGATCAGCGGCTGCTGCCTGGTGCCGTACCGGCGCTCGACGTCCTGCGCGGCACGGTGCCGCCGCCGTCCGACGGCCCGGTGGTGGTGATCGGCGCCGGCCGGACCGGCACCAGCACCGCCGCCGCGCTGGCCCGCCGGGGTGCCGACGTCACCCTGATCGGCGACACCACCCGGGTGCTCGACACCGAGCCCCCCGACGACCCACCGACCTGGACCGACCTGCTCGCCGACCTCGGCGTCCGGCTCGTTCTCGGCGGCCGGGCCAGGATCACCGAGGAACGGCAGGTGCAGGTGAACGGAGAGACCGTGCCGGCCGGACTGATCGTCGCGGCGATCGGCCGGCGGCCCCGACACGACCTGTACGACGCGGCGGCCGAGGTCGCCGCCGGCCGTCCCGTGCTGCGCTGCGGCGACGCGCTGCGTCCGGCACGGCTGCACGACGCGGTGCACGCCGGAGCGGACACCGCCCGGAGCCTGCACGAAACGCTCGCCACCCGGCAGGTGACATCGTGA
- the pyrE gene encoding orotate phosphoribosyltransferase translates to MDIADPARRVDATARLTGRFVLRSGRVADEYFDKYQFEADPVLLDALAERMAALVPAETEVLAGLEMGGIAVVTAVGRHTGLPCAFVRKTAKEYGTARLAEGAAVVGRRVLVVEDVVTSGGQVVSSTRQLRELGAVVDAALCVIDRQEGGASALAAEGIRLRSLLTRADLDRC, encoded by the coding sequence GTGGACATTGCGGATCCGGCCCGCCGGGTCGACGCCACCGCCCGGCTGACCGGCCGGTTCGTGTTGCGCTCCGGGCGGGTGGCCGACGAATACTTCGACAAGTACCAGTTCGAGGCTGATCCGGTCCTGCTCGACGCGCTGGCCGAGCGGATGGCGGCGCTGGTGCCGGCGGAGACCGAGGTGCTCGCCGGGCTGGAAATGGGTGGCATCGCGGTGGTGACCGCCGTGGGCCGCCACACCGGGCTGCCGTGCGCCTTCGTGCGAAAGACGGCGAAGGAGTACGGCACCGCCCGGCTGGCCGAAGGCGCGGCGGTAGTCGGCCGCCGGGTGCTGGTCGTCGAGGACGTGGTCACCTCCGGCGGGCAGGTGGTGAGCTCCACGCGCCAACTGCGTGAGCTCGGTGCCGTGGTCGACGCCGCGCTGTGCGTGATCGACCGCCAGGAGGGTGGGGCATCGGCGTTGGCCGCCGAGGGCATCCGGCTGCGGTCGCTGCTGACCCGCGCCGACCTCGACCGCTGCTGA
- a CDS encoding SDR family oxidoreductase, with the protein MPPVDYRDQTTLITGASSGIGAEFARQFAARGSDLVLVARREERLHRLATELTAAHRVRVEVLPADLSLPGAGERLAEQTNSRGITVTSVVNNAAFGTAGPFHREDPDRLRDEIAVNVTAVVDISRAFIGQLHTAANGVLINVASLAGYQPSPNLAVYAATKAFVLHFTEALWYESQGTGLRVLALTPGVVQTEFFEVLGTDEVNGPLPAQTASEVVATALRALGRRNGPPSVVSGRLNRLAAHGARLLNRRQAVQMMGRINARYDTATTDSASNTAA; encoded by the coding sequence ATGCCGCCCGTCGACTACCGCGACCAGACCACCCTGATCACTGGCGCGAGCTCCGGCATCGGTGCCGAGTTCGCCCGCCAGTTCGCCGCGCGCGGCTCCGACCTGGTGCTCGTCGCCCGCCGTGAGGAGCGCCTGCACCGGTTGGCCACCGAGTTGACCGCAGCGCACCGGGTTCGGGTCGAGGTGCTCCCGGCAGATCTGAGCCTGCCCGGGGCCGGCGAGCGGCTCGCGGAGCAGACCAACAGCCGAGGAATCACGGTGACGAGCGTGGTCAACAACGCCGCCTTCGGCACCGCCGGCCCGTTCCACCGGGAGGACCCGGACAGACTGCGGGACGAGATCGCGGTCAACGTCACGGCCGTGGTCGACATCAGCCGGGCCTTCATCGGCCAGCTGCACACCGCCGCCAACGGCGTACTGATCAACGTCGCCAGTCTCGCCGGCTACCAACCCAGCCCGAACCTGGCGGTGTACGCGGCAACGAAGGCGTTCGTGCTGCACTTCACCGAAGCCCTCTGGTACGAGAGCCAGGGCACCGGCCTGCGGGTGCTGGCACTGACCCCCGGCGTCGTCCAGACGGAGTTCTTCGAGGTGCTCGGCACCGACGAGGTCAACGGCCCGCTGCCCGCGCAGACGGCGTCCGAGGTGGTCGCGACGGCGCTGCGCGCCCTCGGACGACGCAACGGCCCGCCGAGCGTGGTCTCGGGCCGGCTGAACCGGCTGGCCGCCCACGGTGCCCGGCTGCTCAATCGCCGGCAGGCCGTCCAGATGATGGGCCGGATCAATGCCCGGTACGACACTGCCACGACAGACAGCGCCAGCAACACAGCGGCGTGA
- a CDS encoding TauD/TfdA family dioxygenase, with product MTTAIDLAPISGPSAWRGDELSTSTEWIYHLSDAERTELETVGRQFVADDPDLRTVTAADYPLPVCAGLNAECAQQMDSGRGFILVRGLRTEEYGDTLAGAIFFLMGLHLGVPMAQNQMGDVLDHVIATSNKTLDDPSALPSRVRDRLPFHSDSSDVVALMCLRAAKDGGASSLVSGTTIYNEILRRRPDLAPLLFEPWHWDWYKQDHDAPAKTYLSPICSYVDGIFSTYAGSSMIFSAQDYPEVPRLTEAQIELLHLYDEISQEPGLALDMNFQPGDVQWLLNYAALHSRTGYVDYPEPERRRHLLRLWLKRDVGRPLVDGFGKNVVSDRGAADVVPGGRFRIAEAAEVNLEWGN from the coding sequence ATGACGACCGCAATCGACCTCGCCCCGATCTCCGGCCCGTCCGCCTGGCGCGGCGACGAGCTGAGCACGTCCACCGAATGGATCTACCACCTCAGTGACGCCGAGCGGACCGAACTGGAGACCGTCGGCCGTCAGTTCGTCGCCGACGACCCCGACCTGCGTACGGTGACCGCCGCCGACTACCCGCTGCCGGTCTGTGCCGGCCTCAACGCCGAGTGCGCCCAGCAGATGGACTCCGGCCGCGGCTTCATCCTGGTCCGCGGGCTGCGCACCGAGGAGTACGGCGACACCCTGGCCGGCGCGATCTTCTTCCTGATGGGGCTGCACCTCGGCGTACCGATGGCGCAGAACCAGATGGGCGACGTGCTCGACCACGTCATCGCCACCTCCAACAAGACCCTCGACGACCCGTCGGCGCTGCCGTCGCGGGTGCGGGACCGGCTGCCGTTCCACTCCGACAGCTCCGACGTCGTCGCGCTGATGTGCCTGCGCGCGGCGAAGGACGGCGGGGCGAGCAGCCTGGTCAGCGGTACCACCATCTACAACGAGATCCTGCGCCGCCGCCCGGACCTGGCGCCGCTGCTGTTCGAGCCGTGGCACTGGGACTGGTACAAGCAGGACCACGACGCCCCGGCGAAGACCTACCTGTCGCCGATCTGCAGCTACGTCGACGGCATCTTCAGCACGTACGCCGGCAGCTCGATGATCTTCTCGGCGCAGGACTACCCCGAGGTGCCCCGGCTCACCGAGGCGCAGATCGAGTTGCTGCACCTCTACGACGAGATCTCCCAGGAGCCCGGCCTGGCGCTGGACATGAACTTCCAGCCCGGCGACGTGCAGTGGCTGCTGAACTACGCCGCCCTGCACTCGCGGACCGGCTACGTCGACTACCCGGAGCCGGAGCGCCGCCGGCACCTGCTGCGGCTGTGGCTCAAGCGCGACGTCGGCCGCCCGCTGGTGGACGGCTTCGGCAAGAACGTGGTCAGCGACCGGGGCGCGGCGGACGTGGTGCCGGGCGGCCGGTTCCGGATCGCCGAGGCGGCCGAGGTGAACCTCGAGTGGGGTAACTGA
- a CDS encoding NAD(P)-dependent alcohol dehydrogenase, translated as MNNAGGPFTLEEVELAEPRPDEVLVRVHSVGICGTDLEFATFFPTPAVLGHEGAGVVEQVGERVTGISVGDHVAMSFTSCGTCSLCLTGSPAYCRSFDAVNFTGRRPDGSSALSRDGEPVNGHFLGQSAFASHVVAPARAVVPISKEIDLRLVGPFGCGFGTGAGAVLNVLRPPVGSTIAVFGAGAVGVAAILAARVAGCSTIAAVDVNADKLDTARLLGATHGVDSRTGDTRELLAAIAPHGFDFTIDATGREEVARTAVEALGPLGRCGIVGVGPSEQMSFDWRSILNGRSVTGIIGGASLPQVFLPRLLDLHTAGRFPVDRLLSYFPFAQINEAVAAVRSGTVGKAVLTF; from the coding sequence GTGAACAACGCGGGGGGCCCGTTCACCCTCGAGGAGGTCGAGCTGGCCGAACCTCGTCCGGACGAGGTACTGGTGCGGGTGCACAGCGTCGGCATCTGCGGAACCGACCTGGAGTTCGCCACCTTCTTCCCCACCCCCGCCGTCCTCGGCCACGAGGGCGCCGGCGTGGTCGAACAGGTCGGCGAACGGGTCACCGGGATCTCGGTCGGCGACCACGTCGCGATGAGCTTCACCTCGTGCGGCACCTGTTCGCTCTGCCTGACCGGCAGCCCGGCCTACTGCCGCAGCTTCGACGCGGTCAACTTCACCGGCCGCCGACCCGACGGCAGCAGCGCCCTGTCGCGCGACGGCGAACCGGTCAACGGCCACTTCCTCGGCCAGTCGGCGTTCGCCAGTCACGTCGTCGCCCCCGCCCGCGCGGTGGTGCCGATCAGCAAGGAGATCGACCTACGCCTGGTCGGACCGTTCGGCTGCGGGTTCGGCACCGGCGCGGGCGCGGTGCTCAACGTGCTCCGGCCACCGGTGGGGTCGACGATCGCCGTGTTCGGTGCGGGCGCGGTCGGCGTCGCGGCGATCCTGGCCGCCCGGGTCGCCGGCTGCTCGACGATCGCCGCCGTCGACGTCAACGCCGACAAGTTGGACACCGCCCGGCTGCTCGGTGCCACCCACGGCGTCGACTCGCGCACCGGCGACACCAGGGAGTTGCTGGCCGCGATCGCACCGCACGGCTTCGACTTCACCATCGACGCCACCGGCCGCGAAGAGGTGGCGCGGACCGCGGTCGAGGCGTTGGGCCCGCTGGGCCGGTGCGGGATCGTCGGGGTCGGCCCTAGTGAGCAGATGAGCTTCGACTGGCGCAGCATCCTCAACGGGCGCAGCGTCACCGGCATCATCGGTGGCGCCAGTCTGCCCCAGGTGTTCCTGCCGAGGCTGCTGGATCTGCACACCGCCGGCCGGTTCCCGGTCGACCGGCTGCTGAGCTACTTCCCGTTCGCGCAGATCAACGAGGCGGTGGCGGCGGTCCGCAGCGGTACGGTCGGCAAGGCCGTCCTGACCTTCTGA
- a CDS encoding TetR/AcrR family transcriptional regulator: MVDEAAPQEGLRDRTRRAVRAEIAASAMRLFLAQGYESTTMDQIARQVGISRRSLFHYFGTKEDMVLGDHAEQGEIVRAALAARPADEDPWTAIRAALKTLLEAMPYSLQEFLQINRMLKQSPALRARHIEKQQQWIDVLVPGIMARTASTASDPIAELRAGAVVAAAISCMEVATTAWVRSDGQLDIEALYDDAVAAVRR, translated from the coding sequence ATGGTTGACGAGGCGGCTCCCCAGGAAGGGCTGCGGGACCGCACCCGTCGGGCGGTCCGCGCCGAGATCGCGGCGTCGGCGATGCGGCTGTTCCTGGCACAGGGCTACGAATCCACCACGATGGACCAGATCGCCCGCCAGGTCGGTATCTCGCGGCGCTCGCTGTTCCACTACTTCGGCACCAAGGAGGACATGGTCCTCGGGGACCACGCCGAACAGGGCGAGATCGTCCGAGCCGCGCTGGCGGCCCGACCTGCCGACGAGGACCCCTGGACGGCGATCCGGGCGGCGTTGAAGACGCTCCTCGAGGCCATGCCGTACTCGTTGCAGGAGTTCCTGCAGATCAACCGCATGCTCAAACAGTCGCCGGCGCTGCGTGCCCGGCACATCGAGAAACAGCAGCAGTGGATCGACGTGCTGGTCCCCGGCATCATGGCCCGGACCGCGTCGACCGCGTCGGACCCGATCGCCGAGCTGCGGGCCGGCGCGGTGGTCGCCGCCGCCATCTCCTGCATGGAGGTGGCCACCACGGCCTGGGTGCGCAGCGACGGTCAACTCGACATCGAAGCCCTCTACGACGACGCGGTCGCCGCCGTCCGCCGCTGA
- a CDS encoding cytochrome P450: MTDFDHHSATCNADPVGYYRTYREKCPVGRTTAHGGFVYTTRYADVVRVARDDDTFSSARATAGGDGTAIVIPRGPGLEQYPIELDPPAATGYRDLINPLLTQDAVAKLAPMIARHTTRIIDAFITEGSVDFVRDLTNPLPAAVTLDWLGFPESDWAKLAKPIHDIFAALPGSDRAIRGAQGLAYLDERIRDLIRDRRAEPADDAVSYLAAQRRADGEPFSVDELVSVIGLLVAGGVDTTTSLTGSTLVHLSRHPEQRQRLIDTPDLLDSATEEFLRVFAPSQSMARTARADAEVGGCPVSAGERVLIPWVAANHDPAVFPDPEQVRLDRDATRHLSFGIGSHRCAGAHLARLMFREMITQVLTRLPDYQVVDDGLVGYPTKGNQTGWDAIPAVFTPGRRAADAAAGGAPVATRPGGDRDLVVEAVARAADEVLEVRLAAADGAPLPTWAPGAHLEVRLPSGRLRQYSLCGDPAETGHYRIGVLRETAGRGGSVELHTVATAGATLTVRGPRNHFPLVDADAYLFLAGGIGITPILAMVREAVRRGTPYQVVYGGRSRASMAFADELAALAGDRAVLLPQDEAGLPDLAALIGGVGDGTAVYCCGPGAMINAVEQVCADAGRSAQLHVERFAAGDDLEVPFDPAANTEFDVHLARTGVTLRVPKDKRMIEVLREAVPGLTYDCEKGYCGACETRVLAGTPEHRDSLLTADERAAGRSMMICVGRCSSDRLVLDL; encoded by the coding sequence ATGACTGACTTCGACCACCACTCCGCCACGTGCAACGCCGACCCGGTCGGCTACTACCGGACGTACCGGGAAAAATGCCCGGTCGGGAGGACCACCGCGCACGGCGGCTTCGTCTACACCACCCGGTACGCCGACGTGGTCCGCGTCGCCCGCGACGACGACACCTTCTCCTCCGCCCGGGCCACCGCCGGCGGCGACGGCACCGCCATCGTCATACCCCGGGGACCCGGCCTGGAGCAGTACCCGATCGAACTGGACCCGCCGGCCGCCACCGGCTACCGGGACCTGATCAACCCGCTGCTCACCCAGGACGCGGTGGCGAAACTCGCCCCGATGATCGCCCGGCACACCACCCGGATCATCGACGCCTTCATCACCGAAGGCTCCGTCGACTTCGTCCGCGACCTGACCAACCCGCTGCCGGCCGCCGTCACCCTGGACTGGCTCGGCTTCCCCGAGTCGGACTGGGCCAAGCTGGCCAAGCCGATCCACGACATCTTCGCCGCTCTGCCCGGCAGCGACCGCGCCATCCGGGGCGCGCAAGGGCTGGCGTACCTGGACGAACGGATCCGGGACCTGATCCGCGACCGCCGCGCCGAACCCGCCGACGACGCGGTCAGCTACCTGGCGGCCCAGCGACGCGCCGACGGTGAACCGTTCAGCGTCGACGAACTCGTCTCGGTGATCGGGCTGCTGGTCGCCGGCGGCGTCGACACCACCACGTCGCTGACCGGGTCCACCCTGGTGCACCTGAGCCGTCACCCCGAGCAGCGCCAGCGGCTCATCGACACCCCGGACCTGCTCGACAGCGCCACCGAGGAGTTCCTGCGGGTCTTCGCCCCGTCGCAGTCGATGGCCCGCACGGCCCGTGCCGACGCGGAGGTCGGCGGCTGCCCGGTCAGCGCCGGTGAGCGGGTCCTGATCCCCTGGGTCGCCGCCAACCACGACCCGGCGGTCTTCCCCGACCCGGAACAGGTCCGCCTCGACCGCGACGCCACCCGCCACCTCAGCTTCGGCATCGGCAGCCACCGCTGCGCCGGCGCGCACCTGGCCCGGCTGATGTTCCGCGAGATGATCACCCAGGTGCTGACCCGGCTGCCGGACTACCAGGTCGTCGACGACGGTCTCGTCGGCTACCCCACCAAGGGGAACCAGACCGGCTGGGACGCCATCCCGGCCGTGTTCACCCCCGGCCGCCGCGCCGCCGACGCGGCGGCCGGAGGTGCCCCGGTGGCCACCCGCCCCGGCGGGGACCGGGATCTGGTCGTCGAGGCGGTCGCCCGGGCCGCCGACGAGGTGCTGGAGGTACGGCTGGCCGCCGCCGACGGCGCACCGTTGCCGACCTGGGCACCCGGTGCCCACCTGGAGGTCCGGCTGCCGTCCGGTCGACTCCGGCAGTACTCGCTCTGCGGTGACCCGGCCGAGACCGGGCACTACCGCATCGGCGTGCTGCGCGAGACCGCCGGCCGGGGCGGCTCCGTCGAGCTGCACACCGTCGCCACCGCCGGCGCGACGCTGACGGTACGGGGGCCACGTAACCACTTCCCGCTGGTCGACGCGGACGCGTACCTCTTCCTGGCCGGCGGCATCGGGATCACCCCGATCCTGGCCATGGTCCGCGAAGCCGTCCGGCGCGGTACGCCGTACCAGGTCGTCTACGGCGGCCGCAGCCGCGCCTCGATGGCCTTCGCCGACGAGCTCGCCGCCCTCGCTGGCGACCGGGCCGTCCTGCTACCGCAGGACGAGGCCGGACTGCCCGATCTGGCCGCGCTGATCGGTGGCGTCGGCGACGGCACCGCCGTCTACTGCTGCGGCCCCGGCGCGATGATCAACGCGGTGGAGCAGGTGTGCGCCGACGCCGGACGTAGTGCGCAGCTGCACGTGGAACGCTTCGCCGCCGGCGACGACCTGGAGGTGCCGTTCGACCCGGCTGCCAACACCGAGTTCGACGTGCACCTGGCCCGTACCGGCGTCACCCTGCGGGTGCCGAAGGACAAGCGGATGATCGAGGTGCTGCGCGAGGCGGTGCCCGGCCTGACCTACGACTGTGAGAAGGGGTACTGCGGCGCGTGCGAGACGCGGGTGCTGGCCGGTACGCCGGAGCACCGCGACTCGCTGCTCACCGCCGACGAGCGGGCCGCTGGCCGCAGCATGATGATCTGCGTCGGCCGGTGCAGCTCCGACCGCCTGGTGCTCGATCTCTGA